A genomic stretch from Flavobacterium sp. KS-LB2 includes:
- a CDS encoding aspartate-semialdehyde dehydrogenase, producing the protein MRIAVVGATGMVGEVMLKVLAERNFPVTELIPVASERSVGKEIEYKGKKYKVVGMQTAVDMKADIALFSAGGDTSLEWAPKFAAAGTTVIDNSSAWRMDPTKKLIVPEINATELTVADKIIANPNCSTIQMVLVLAPLHKKYNIKRVIVSTYQSITGTGVKAVQQLENEYAGVSGEMAYKYPIHRNAIPQCDSFEENGYTKEEMKLVRETKKILSDNTIAVTATAVRVPIVGGHSEAVNVEFSNDFDVNEVRNILHHTDGVVVQDNNDTYTYPMPMYAQGKDEVFVGRIRRDESQENTLNMWIVADNLRKGAATNTIQIAEYLIEAKLV; encoded by the coding sequence ATGAGAATAGCAGTTGTAGGCGCTACCGGAATGGTTGGCGAAGTAATGTTGAAAGTTTTGGCAGAAAGAAATTTCCCTGTAACAGAATTAATTCCCGTTGCTTCTGAGCGATCAGTGGGTAAAGAAATTGAATATAAGGGTAAAAAATATAAAGTAGTTGGCATGCAAACGGCAGTAGATATGAAAGCAGATATTGCTTTATTCTCTGCGGGTGGTGATACTTCATTGGAGTGGGCTCCAAAATTTGCTGCTGCAGGAACTACCGTTATTGATAATTCATCAGCTTGGAGAATGGATCCAACCAAAAAATTAATCGTTCCGGAAATTAATGCAACTGAATTGACTGTAGCAGATAAAATCATTGCGAACCCTAACTGTTCGACTATCCAAATGGTTTTGGTTTTAGCACCTTTGCACAAAAAATACAACATTAAACGTGTAATTGTTTCTACCTACCAATCCATCACTGGAACGGGTGTAAAAGCAGTACAACAATTAGAAAATGAGTATGCAGGTGTTTCAGGTGAAATGGCTTATAAATATCCAATTCATAGAAACGCGATTCCACAATGCGATTCTTTTGAAGAAAATGGATACACTAAAGAAGAGATGAAACTAGTTCGTGAAACCAAAAAAATCTTAAGCGATAATACAATTGCTGTTACAGCTACTGCAGTTCGTGTGCCAATTGTAGGCGGACACAGTGAAGCGGTAAACGTAGAATTCTCGAATGATTTTGACGTAAATGAAGTGAGAAACATTTTGCATCATACCGATGGCGTAGTAGTTCAAGATAATAATGACACTTATACGTACCCAATGCCAATGTATGCACAAGGGAAAGATGAAGTTTTTGTAGGTAGAATTCGTCGTGACGAAAGCCAGGAAAACACATTGAATATGTGGATTGTTGCAGATAATCTGAGAAAAGGAGCTGCGACAAACACGATACAAATTGCCGAATATTTGATTGAGGCCAAATTGGTGTAA
- a CDS encoding porin family protein, with the protein MRIFLSCFLLLSVLNAFSQEDATTENIPIKKVDSLYREDQFYFGITYNILRDKPSGLSQSKFSSGLSAGFLRDMPINKKRTVAIASGVGFTYNNFNQNLAITSFGENQVYTYIDSETAYDKNKFSLLSIDVPLEFRLRTSTYESHKFWRIYGGFKLSYLLYDRSIFNGSEGKVVVTGNKDFNKMQYGTYISAGYNTINLYAYYGLNSLFKSAEVNGEPVNMKALNIGIIFYIL; encoded by the coding sequence ATGCGTATTTTTCTGAGTTGTTTTCTTCTTTTATCGGTTTTGAATGCTTTTTCGCAAGAAGATGCAACAACTGAAAATATTCCGATAAAAAAGGTTGATTCCTTATATAGAGAGGATCAGTTTTATTTTGGTATAACGTATAACATTTTGAGAGATAAGCCGTCTGGCTTGTCTCAAAGTAAGTTTTCTTCGGGTCTTTCGGCAGGTTTTTTAAGAGATATGCCCATCAATAAAAAGAGAACTGTCGCTATAGCCTCTGGTGTTGGTTTTACATATAACAATTTTAATCAAAATCTCGCTATTACATCATTTGGTGAAAACCAAGTTTACACCTATATTGATTCCGAAACTGCTTACGACAAAAACAAGTTTTCACTACTTTCTATAGATGTTCCTTTGGAGTTCAGGTTGAGAACATCTACCTATGAAAGTCATAAATTTTGGCGTATTTATGGAGGATTTAAGCTAAGTTATTTGCTCTATGATAGATCTATTTTTAATGGATCTGAAGGGAAAGTGGTTGTTACAGGGAATAAAGATTTTAATAAAATGCAATACGGGACTTATATTTCTGCAGGCTACAATACCATTAATTTATATGCGTATTATGGTTTAAATTCATTGTTTAAATCGGCAGAAGTAAATGGCGAACCAGTAAACATGAAAGCTTTGAATATTGGAATTATTTTCTACATTTTATAG
- a CDS encoding bifunctional UDP-N-acetylmuramoyl-tripeptide:D-alanyl-D-alanine ligase/alanine racemase: protein MSQKILKSIQNIPATFIGDNTNLAIETIAIDSRSLQNGPQTLFFALVGANNDAHQYIKDLIAMGVRNFVVTHIPEECEGKANFFVVDNTLTALQQFAANYRSLFNFPIIGLTGSNGKTIVKEWLNFLLSPDYNVIRSPKSYNSQIGVPLSVIAINEKHNLGIFEAGISTGSEMEKLEKIIKPTIGVLTNIGSAHDEGFLDLENKIREKMTLFGNSEVVIYQKNQRIDPFIVLGTKAFTWSFDSKDADVVVAKIASKNNSTTIRYQYKGSSTELIIPFQDEAAVENAISCLMVLLYFKYDEKTIQNRMELLYPVEMRLKVKNGINNCSIIDDSYSSDFQSLKIALDFLESQKQYKKKTVILSDIFQSGLSNDELYTKVSQLIVSNKIDRVIGIGKTIKAFERKFANCTTYATTAEFISKFDDLNFANETILIKGARTFQFEEIVSLLEEKTHETVLEINLNAISHNLNFFKSKLKPNVKIMVMVKAFGYGNGGFEIAKLLEHHKVDYLGVAFADEGISLKSAGIHLPIMVLNPETTSFSAIIQHQLEPEIYSLKGLHEFLKIAGQKNLKQFPIHIKLDTGMHRLGFENNTIDDLIATLKGNQTVKVKSILSHMATSDDLEFKDFAHSQIDLFEKLSSKLMSELQIKPLRHILNTSGISNYPDSQYDMARLGIGLYGVSNDPEEQKQLENVGTLKSVISQIRSIDAGESVGYGRRFIAEKPTKIATIPIGYADGISRSWGNSVGFVTIKKSKASIVGSICMDMLMVDVTEIECSEGDQVIVFGESPTVTYMAQKLNTIPYEILTSISQRVKRVFYRE, encoded by the coding sequence ATGAGCCAGAAAATCCTAAAAAGTATTCAAAATATTCCAGCTACATTTATTGGTGACAACACTAATTTGGCTATAGAAACAATTGCAATAGATAGTCGTTCGTTGCAAAACGGACCTCAAACTTTATTTTTTGCACTGGTCGGAGCCAATAATGACGCGCATCAATACATCAAGGATTTGATTGCAATGGGTGTTCGAAATTTTGTAGTAACTCATATTCCAGAAGAATGTGAGGGAAAAGCTAATTTTTTTGTTGTAGATAACACACTAACCGCTTTGCAACAATTTGCGGCCAACTACCGCAGTCTTTTTAATTTTCCCATTATTGGATTGACAGGAAGTAACGGGAAAACGATAGTGAAGGAATGGCTTAATTTTTTATTGAGTCCTGATTATAATGTAATTCGAAGCCCAAAGAGTTACAATTCACAAATTGGTGTTCCGTTATCAGTCATTGCAATCAATGAAAAACACAATTTAGGGATTTTTGAAGCGGGAATTTCAACCGGTTCTGAAATGGAAAAATTAGAAAAAATCATTAAACCTACCATTGGAGTTCTTACTAATATTGGATCTGCACATGATGAAGGGTTTCTGGATTTAGAAAATAAAATAAGAGAGAAAATGACCCTTTTTGGAAATTCAGAGGTGGTTATTTATCAAAAAAACCAAAGGATTGATCCGTTTATTGTTTTAGGAACAAAAGCGTTTACCTGGAGTTTTGACTCTAAAGACGCGGATGTTGTTGTCGCTAAGATAGCGTCAAAAAATAACTCAACCACAATTCGGTACCAATACAAAGGCAGTTCAACTGAATTGATAATTCCTTTTCAGGATGAAGCAGCTGTTGAAAATGCTATTTCGTGTTTGATGGTTTTGCTGTACTTTAAATACGATGAAAAAACCATTCAAAACCGAATGGAATTGCTCTATCCAGTAGAAATGCGTTTAAAAGTCAAAAACGGAATAAACAATTGTAGTATTATTGATGACAGTTATAGTTCTGATTTTCAGTCGTTGAAAATAGCGTTGGATTTTCTCGAAAGTCAAAAGCAATACAAGAAAAAAACGGTGATTCTTTCGGATATTTTTCAAAGCGGTTTGTCAAATGACGAATTGTATACTAAAGTCTCTCAGTTGATTGTTTCGAATAAAATAGATCGTGTGATAGGAATTGGAAAAACAATCAAAGCATTCGAGAGAAAATTTGCTAATTGTACAACCTATGCCACTACAGCTGAGTTTATATCAAAATTTGATGATCTGAATTTTGCCAATGAGACTATTTTAATCAAAGGAGCGAGGACGTTTCAATTTGAAGAAATTGTTTCTTTATTAGAGGAAAAAACACATGAAACTGTTCTGGAAATCAACCTGAATGCGATTAGCCATAACCTGAATTTCTTTAAATCAAAATTGAAGCCCAATGTTAAGATTATGGTGATGGTGAAGGCTTTTGGTTATGGAAATGGCGGTTTTGAAATAGCTAAATTACTAGAGCATCATAAAGTAGATTATCTTGGTGTGGCTTTTGCCGATGAAGGAATTTCCCTAAAAAGCGCTGGAATTCATTTGCCAATTATGGTATTAAATCCTGAAACGACTAGTTTTTCTGCGATTATTCAACACCAATTAGAACCTGAAATTTATAGTTTAAAGGGACTTCATGAATTCCTTAAAATTGCGGGACAAAAGAATTTAAAACAATTTCCAATACACATCAAACTCGATACGGGAATGCACCGTTTGGGTTTTGAGAACAATACGATTGATGATTTGATTGCCACTTTAAAAGGAAATCAAACCGTTAAAGTAAAAAGTATTTTATCACACATGGCCACAAGTGATGACTTGGAATTCAAGGATTTTGCACATTCACAAATTGATTTATTTGAAAAGCTATCGTCTAAATTGATGTCAGAATTGCAAATAAAACCGTTGCGACATATTTTGAATACTTCCGGAATCAGTAATTATCCGGATTCCCAATACGATATGGCGCGTTTGGGAATTGGTCTTTATGGCGTTTCGAATGATCCCGAAGAACAAAAACAGTTGGAAAATGTGGGTACACTCAAATCCGTGATTTCACAAATCAGAAGTATTGATGCCGGTGAAAGTGTGGGTTATGGCAGGCGATTCATTGCGGAGAAACCTACAAAAATTGCCACAATTCCTATTGGGTATGCCGATGGTATTTCCAGAAGTTGGGGAAATAGTGTAGGTTTTGTAACGATTAAAAAGTCCAAAGCATCTATTGTTGGCAGTATCTGTATGGATATGCTAATGGTTGATGTTACTGAAATAGAATGTTCAGAAGGTGATCAGGTAATTGTTTTTGGCGAAAGCCCAACGGTAACGTATATGGCACAAAAATTAAACACAATTCCGTATGAAATTCTGACGAGTATTTCTCAACGAGTGAAACGGGTGTTTTACAGAGAGTAA
- the mscL gene encoding large conductance mechanosensitive channel protein MscL, whose protein sequence is MGFFSDFKASLMKGDVLSLATAVVIGGAFGKIVGSAVDDVIMPIVGLLTGGIDFTQKFVTLDGNSYADLAAAKTAGAAVITYGNLVQAIINFIIIAFFIFVVLRAAEKARKKEEVVVVAAPAGPTQEELLTQIRDLLKK, encoded by the coding sequence ATGGGATTTTTCAGTGATTTTAAAGCTTCTTTAATGAAGGGAGACGTTTTAAGTTTAGCAACTGCAGTTGTTATTGGTGGTGCATTTGGTAAAATTGTTGGGTCTGCCGTTGATGATGTTATTATGCCAATTGTAGGTTTATTGACTGGTGGAATTGATTTTACCCAGAAATTCGTAACCTTGGACGGAAACAGTTATGCAGATTTAGCTGCTGCTAAAACTGCCGGTGCCGCTGTAATTACATACGGAAACTTGGTACAGGCGATTATTAATTTCATCATTATTGCTTTCTTTATTTTCGTTGTGTTAAGAGCTGCTGAAAAAGCTAGAAAGAAAGAAGAAGTTGTTGTTGTAGCTGCTCCAGCTGGACCAACTCAAGAAGAATTATTGACTCAGATTAGAGATTTATTGAAAAAATAA
- the gnd gene encoding phosphogluconate dehydrogenase (NAD(+)-dependent, decarboxylating) — MQIGIIGLGKMGFNLALNLKRNGYEVVAQDVNTDFVAKIGQEGIKTVFTVAELCQKLNHRKVIWLMVPAGEIVDGVINSLLPFLEKNDIIIDGGNSNYKDSKRRYAQLKELGIDFLDCGTSGGTSGALHGACTMIGGEPAVFEYVAAVFKAISVENGHLYTGAAGSGHFTKMVHNGIEYGMMQSIAEGFEVFEHSEFDIDFEKTAKLFNHGSVVRSWLMELTENAFSKDPKLDSIKGIMHSSGEGKWTLETALDLGVPTPVIALSIMMRYRSQMQDTFSGKVVAALRNEFGGHAVEKNE; from the coding sequence ATGCAAATTGGAATTATAGGATTAGGAAAAATGGGCTTCAACCTTGCTCTAAATCTAAAGCGAAACGGCTATGAAGTAGTAGCCCAAGATGTCAATACGGACTTTGTGGCAAAAATAGGGCAAGAAGGAATTAAAACTGTATTTACAGTTGCAGAGTTGTGCCAAAAATTGAATCATCGAAAAGTGATTTGGTTAATGGTTCCTGCAGGAGAAATTGTAGATGGCGTCATCAACTCTTTACTTCCTTTTTTAGAAAAAAACGATATTATCATTGACGGGGGAAACTCTAACTACAAAGATTCCAAACGCCGTTATGCACAACTGAAAGAACTTGGCATCGACTTTTTAGATTGTGGTACTTCGGGCGGAACATCAGGTGCTTTGCATGGCGCTTGTACAATGATTGGCGGAGAACCCGCAGTTTTTGAATATGTAGCAGCCGTTTTCAAAGCTATTTCTGTAGAAAACGGACATTTATACACTGGCGCAGCTGGAAGCGGACATTTTACGAAAATGGTTCACAACGGAATCGAATATGGAATGATGCAATCTATTGCCGAAGGTTTTGAGGTTTTTGAACATTCTGAATTTGATATTGACTTCGAAAAAACAGCTAAACTATTCAATCACGGATCGGTGGTACGCAGTTGGTTAATGGAACTTACAGAAAATGCATTCTCAAAAGACCCAAAATTAGACAGCATCAAAGGAATCATGCACTCCTCGGGCGAAGGAAAATGGACATTGGAAACCGCTTTAGACTTAGGCGTACCAACTCCAGTTATCGCTTTATCAATCATGATGCGTTACCGTTCCCAAATGCAAGATACATTCTCTGGAAAAGTAGTAGCGGCACTTCGAAATGAATTTGGCGGCCACGCAGTCGAAAAAAACGAATAA
- a CDS encoding gluconate:H+ symporter: protein MSIVILIASIFLLLVLISGIKLNAFLSLIIASFFVGITKGMLFPELLNSLQQGIGSTLGSLIIIIALGVILGNILSDSGAAQRISAVMIKTVGIKHIKWAMLITGFAVGISMFYNAGFVILIPMVFAVAKSTKQPIIYLGIAMASALSVTHGFLPPHPGPTAIAVIFKADIGKTLLYGLLIAIPTLLIAGIIFPEFIKKITANPPKGLFESKTFTDNEMPSFGISMLTALIPVILMAMATTSELTLAEDSSLRYMLGFIGNPTTSMLLAVVFAIVFLGINRGRKVQDIMDKSSLALSSATMIIMIIAAGGAFKQVLIDSGIGTDLAVFFETSTLSPLVLGWLVATIIRIALGSATVAGLTAAGIVQPLVVSSGISPELMVLSIGAGSLMCSHVNDTGFWMFKEYFGISISDTFKTWTVMETIIGTMGLIGVLLLNLLVG, encoded by the coding sequence ATGTCAATAGTAATCTTAATTGCAAGTATATTTTTATTACTTGTCTTGATATCAGGCATAAAACTCAACGCCTTCCTTTCCTTGATTATTGCTTCTTTTTTTGTGGGAATTACTAAAGGTATGCTCTTTCCTGAGCTCCTAAATTCACTTCAACAAGGAATTGGCAGTACTTTAGGTTCATTGATTATAATTATTGCCCTTGGCGTTATACTGGGAAATATCCTTTCAGATAGTGGAGCGGCACAACGGATTAGTGCAGTAATGATCAAAACTGTAGGGATTAAACACATCAAATGGGCGATGTTGATTACGGGTTTTGCCGTGGGAATTTCGATGTTTTATAACGCTGGTTTTGTGATTTTGATTCCAATGGTTTTTGCTGTTGCAAAAAGTACGAAGCAACCTATAATTTATCTAGGCATCGCGATGGCATCGGCACTTTCGGTGACCCACGGTTTCTTACCTCCTCATCCTGGACCTACCGCCATTGCCGTAATTTTCAAAGCTGACATTGGTAAAACCTTGTTGTATGGATTGCTAATTGCTATTCCGACTTTATTGATTGCCGGAATTATTTTTCCAGAATTCATAAAGAAAATTACCGCTAATCCACCCAAAGGATTATTCGAAAGTAAAACATTCACAGATAACGAAATGCCCTCTTTTGGAATTAGTATGCTAACAGCTTTGATTCCAGTTATCCTGATGGCGATGGCAACAACCAGCGAATTAACCTTAGCTGAAGATTCCTCTTTGCGTTACATGCTAGGATTTATTGGCAATCCAACCACTTCAATGCTCCTTGCAGTAGTATTTGCTATTGTTTTTTTAGGTATCAATCGCGGTCGAAAAGTGCAAGATATTATGGATAAATCCAGTTTAGCATTGAGTTCAGCAACTATGATAATTATGATAATTGCAGCGGGTGGTGCTTTCAAACAAGTGCTTATCGACAGTGGTATTGGCACAGATTTGGCAGTTTTTTTCGAAACATCAACACTTTCACCTCTAGTATTGGGCTGGCTTGTAGCAACAATTATCCGAATCGCATTAGGCTCAGCAACTGTAGCAGGACTAACCGCGGCGGGAATTGTTCAACCATTGGTTGTGAGTTCTGGAATAAGCCCTGAACTGATGGTATTGTCTATTGGAGCTGGAAGTTTAATGTGCTCTCATGTGAATGATACAGGATTTTGGATGTTCAAGGAGTATTTTGGCATCAGTATTTCGGATACATTCAAAACCTGGACCGTCATGGAAACTATCATTGGAACTATGGGATTGATAGGTGTACTCTTGCTTAATCTGCTCGTGGGATAA